From Lewinellaceae bacterium:
TTTTTAATTCTGCCCGTTTAAAGCGCTGCCGAGAATGATACCCCCTCCGACCACGTCGTCTCCTTCGTAGAAAACGGCGGACTGCCCCGGCGCCACGCCCCGGACGTTGGCGAGGAATTCGACCTGCACCTTATCGCCTTGCTGGTTGAGCCGGCTGAGCGTGCCATCGTCTTTGTACCTGATCTTGGTAACAGCTTCCATATCCGGGGGCAGTTCCCCGTATTTCATCAGGTTGGCCTGCCCGACCGTCATGCCGTTGCGCACCAGCTCGTCCACGTGGCCCAAAACAACGGTATTCGATTCCGGCCGGATTTCGGTCACGTACATGGGTTCGCCAAAGGCGACGCCCAGGCCCTTGCGCTGGCCAACCGTGTAGAAGGGGTAGCCTTTATGCTGGCCGATCACCTCGCCCCGGGTATTGACGAACTGCCCGCCATCCACCTGCTCTTCCAGGCCATCGACCCGGCGCCGAAGGAAACCGCGGTAGTCGTTGTCGGGCACGAAGCAGATCTCATAGCTTTCCGCTTTCCTGGAAAGGTCCGTATATCCCCAATCGGCGGCCATCTGCCGGACCTCGGGCTTGGTGTACCCCCCCAGAGGAAACCGGCTGCGCCGCAGGCACTCCTGGCTCAGCCCCCAAAGCACATAAGACTGGTCTTTCCATTCATCCGCCGCCCGGGAAACGTAGCGCCTTCCGTCCAGCTCATTGATCCTGGCGTAATGGCCGGTGGCGATAAATTCGCAATCCAGGGCGTCGGCCCTTTTGAGCAGGGCGTTCCACTTGATGTGGGTGTTGCAAAGCACGCAGGGGTTCGGCGTGCGGCCGGCCAGGTATTCATCGACAAAATTGTCGATGACATAATCTCCGAACTCTTCTCTGATATCGATGATGAAATGGTGAAAGCCGACATCTACGGCCACCTGGCGGGCATCGTTGATGGAATCGAGGCTGCAGCAGCCCGTTTCCTTGCTCGACCCTCCGGAGTTGGCGTAGTCCCAGGTTTTCATGGTAATGCCGATGACCTCATACCCTTGCTCGTGGAGCATCATCGCCGTCACCGTGCTGTCGATTCCGCCGCTCATCGCAACCAAAACTCTACCGTTCTTGCTCATGCAATTCCTGAATTTTTCATAAGTTGATACGCAAAATTACAAATTTTGCCCTCGTTTGGTTCAATGCACAAAGCCTAATCCCTATATTTGATGGATACACCAGAATAATCCTACTCATCAATTATCCAAAAACGAAACAATTATTATGAGAAATGCATTTGCCAGGAGCCTTTTTGCTATCCTTTTCCTCTTTTCGGTTACGGCTGTGACTGCC
This genomic window contains:
- the mnmA gene encoding tRNA 2-thiouridine(34) synthase MnmA gives rise to the protein MSKNGRVLVAMSGGIDSTVTAMMLHEQGYEVIGITMKTWDYANSGGSSKETGCCSLDSINDARQVAVDVGFHHFIIDIREEFGDYVIDNFVDEYLAGRTPNPCVLCNTHIKWNALLKRADALDCEFIATGHYARINELDGRRYVSRAADEWKDQSYVLWGLSQECLRRSRFPLGGYTKPEVRQMAADWGYTDLSRKAESYEICFVPDNDYRGFLRRRVDGLEEQVDGGQFVNTRGEVIGQHKGYPFYTVGQRKGLGVAFGEPMYVTEIRPESNTVVLGHVDELVRNGMTVGQANLMKYGELPPDMEAVTKIRYKDDGTLSRLNQQGDKVQVEFLANVRGVAPGQSAVFYEGDDVVGGGIILGSALNGQN